One Keratinibaculum paraultunense genomic window carries:
- a CDS encoding low molecular weight protein arginine phosphatase, protein MNILFVCTGNTCRSPMAQGLLDDMAKKKGLNLEVKSAGIFTLDGQRASEEAVEVLKEEGIDISNHKANIIYEDLVEDADLILTMTKSHKETLLSKYDFLKGKVFTLKEYAYGIEEDVLDPFGKSVDVYRKTKEDIKKALEEIIKKGGFTNENRHK, encoded by the coding sequence ATGAATATACTTTTTGTTTGTACTGGTAATACATGTAGAAGTCCAATGGCTCAAGGTCTATTGGATGATATGGCTAAGAAAAAAGGCTTAAATTTAGAGGTAAAATCAGCAGGAATATTTACATTAGATGGTCAAAGAGCCTCAGAGGAAGCTGTAGAGGTATTAAAAGAAGAAGGTATAGATATAAGTAATCATAAAGCTAATATAATTTATGAAGATTTGGTTGAAGATGCAGATTTAATTCTTACTATGACTAAATCTCATAAGGAAACACTGCTTTCTAAATATGATTTTTTAAAAGGAAAGGTATTTACATTGAAGGAATATGCCTATGGAATAGAAGAGGATGTATTAGATCCCTTTGGGAAAAGTGTAGATGTATATAGAAAGACCAAGGAGGATATTAAAAAGGCATTAGAAGAAATAATAAAAAAGGGAGGATTTACCAATGAAAATAGGCATAAGTAG